TAGATTTTAATAATTTTGATGTTATTTTTGTCTACAAGTCTGATTCTTATCATAGTTTTTCTCTTTAAGTAAAGCAAAAGTAATAATATCCAGGTTAAAGTCCGTCTATCTATATCTCCTGGAGTCTCATTACTGAAAAATCTTCTTTTTTTATTCCGTTTTTCCTTTTAAGAATTTTTCTCCGGATTGGGCTTGCCTTCTAAAGGAATTTTACTTTTTAAGCTAGGCTTTCTACAGGCTGCAGGTCTTCAGTTTATAATCCCAGTTTGTGGGCAGGAGTAAATAAATGCAGATTTCTAAAAATAGTTCTCTCGTGCTATTATTTTTAGGTAGTAATATTTTTTATTATAGCAGCAAGTTAAGAGATTGATTATTTTGTGAACTCTCCAAATAACCAGATTTAGATAGCCCAAGTTTGAAGTTAAATAGTTCAAGTTCGAAGTATAAAAAGAAGCCTGAAAAGAATTCTGAACAGGATCTAAACTAAGAATTCTGAAAGGTCTAAAAATATAGTCAGGGTTTAATATTAATCTGAATATCCAGAATAATGCTCCGATTAACAGAATCTATCTGGTTTCAAATATTCCTGTAGCTGGCTATGTATAATATAATACACTTATGTGTAACTTACAGATAGGTATATAATACATTTAGATGGGTGCATAATACGTTAAGGTGGGTATACAATACATTTAGGTGTATAATACGTTTAGATGAGCATATTAATACATTTAGTATGTATATATCACATTTACAGGTGGGCTATAACATACTATAATATATCACGGGTCGGTTGATATCACACTTGTAAGCTTGCCTAAGCTCCTGCTGGTCCGTAAGTAGAGCAGTAGAACTGGTATTTTTTTCAATTGAGATCTCATCACTCAAAGTTTTTATCGAAGAAATACGAGTTCGGTCTTTTTAATTTATTTGATTATTTCTTCCCTGAAGTTGATTCTTCTTTTGCAATTATCTTCTCGCCTGCAAAGGCTTTATATATTAGATATGCCCTTTAAAGGCAAAGTACGTCCAAGATGGAAATTTCAGACATTTAGTGTTTGAAATTATCTAATCAGATCAATGTGATGCTTAATGCTTCTTCCCGAAAGTTTTCGGGAAATAGGATTTTCTGCCGTGCTTTACGGGAGATTTCCTGCATTGAAGATAAATCCAGTGAGAAAAGTCGGATCAACATGAGTGTCAAAGGGCCAATGCTTTGAAACGCCCGCTTTTGGCGTCGAACCGACGTCTAGAATCGCACGAAACTGTTCAAGTTTTCGATGAGTCGCGGTTGCAGTTACTGAATACTGAAGTTTCAAATCAGGGAACTGAATTCAAAATCAGGTTACCGAATACTGAAGTTTCAAATCAGGCTACGAATGTTTCAAATCAAGGCCGGATGCCTGGATTTGGGTCTGCCAGGATCGAAAAATCGGTCCTTTAAGAGTATGCTCCTGCTAGACAAGCTGGGAAGAGGATCGGATATTTGCAGATGCCTGAAGGAATTAGGGTACCGGGAGCTATAAGGCTCTGGTCTGCTCGAGGCATATCTGCCAGGCAGGTCTGAAAGACGTCCCTCCCCCACCTGGTAGCGTTCGGGGAATCCAGTGCATTTTTCTTTTGCCACTCATATTGAGCCGACCGGAGGGGCTGGTATTTCAACTGAAATTTACGGAGTAGAAATATGGCAAGCATACACCGACCAAAACGAGGTTCCCTCGCATTCAGTCCGCGCAAAAGGGCAAAGAGCCACATTCCACGGTTCAGAGCCTGGCCGGAGGCTACAGGTGAACCAAGGCTACAGAGTTTTGCAGGGTACAAGGTGGGCATGACCCACGTGATCATGGTTGATGACACAAAGAACAGCCTTACCCAGGGCATGGAAGTCTCCGTGCCTGTAACTGTCATCGAAACTCCTGCAATAAGGGTCGCAGCCATCCGGGCTTATGCAGAAGACAGCACCGGAGAAAAGGCAGTCGCTGAGGTATGGGCAGCAGACCTCGACCCTGAACTCAAGCGCAGGATCCCTGTACCAGCAGCTGGAAACATGGCTGAAAACCTTGAGAACATCGGAAAAATGATCGAGGAAGGCAAGGTAAGCGATATCAGAGCAATTACTTACACCCTGCCAAAGAACCTTACCGGGGTTCCCAAAAAGACACCTGACGTCATGGAATCCGGAATCAGTGCCAGAGATCTCAACACCAAATTCGAGTACGCAAAGTCAATCCTCGGCACCCTTGTAAGCGTCACTGACGTTTTCAAAACCGGGACACTTGTCGACACAGCTGCTATCACCACTGGTAAAGGTACTCAGGGTCCTGTCAAACGCTGGGGCATTCAGCTTATGAAAAACAAGCACTCCAGACAGGGCAGCCTCAGGCAGGTCGGTACCCTTGGTCCATGGCATCCTGCCCGGGTCTCGTGGAGAGTTCCTCAGATGGGTCAGATGGGGTACCACCAGAGAACCGAATTCAACAAGCGTATTCTCAAGATCGGATCAGATGGGGAAGAAGTTACTCCTGAAGGCGGTTTCATAAATTACGGTCTTGTCCGTGGAGACTATGTGCTCATTAAAGGCAGTGTACCCGGACCATCAAAGAGGCTTATCAGACTCAGAGACCCAATCAGGGCAAAGAAAGCCGACCTTGGCGAACCGAACATACTTCACATAAGCAGGGAATCCAAGCAGGGGTGAACAAAATGGCTACAGCAAAAACAATAGACCTTACAGGAAAGGTTATCAGGGAAATTGAGCTGCCTGATGTGTTTGATGTGGACTACCGCCCTGATCTGATCAAAAAGGCAGTACTTGCGGCACAGGCAAACAGGCTTCAGCCCTACGGTCCCCGTCTCTATGCAGGAATGGACACCTCTGCAAGATCCTGGGGTTCAGGACGTGGAGTTGCCCAGGTACCAAGGCTTGCAAACAGCAGCAGAGCTGCAAGAGTTCCGCAAGCAAGAGGTGGAAGAAGAGCCCACCCACCAAAGCCTGAGGCTGACAGGAGCGAGAAAGTCAATACCAAGGAACGCCGCTATGCAATCCGCTCTGCAATCGCAGCAACTAGAGACCCAACCCTCGTAAGCCTTAGAGGTCACATCTTTGATGCCGAGCTTCCGATCGTTGCGGAAAATGCTCTCGAAGACCTTGATAAGACAAAGCAGGTAATAGAATTCCTGCAGGCTATCGGAGTCTACGACGATGTGCTCAGGGCAAAATACGGAAGGCATATCCGTGCAGGCCGCGGAAAGCTCAGAGGCAGGAAATACAAGCATAAAAAGAGTATACTTATTGTTGCAGGGGAAGATGGCCCTATCCTGAAGGCTGCAAGAAACCTTTCAGGAGTAGACGTTACAACTGTGGACTCACTGAATGCCGAGCTGCTCGCACCTGGCACACATGCAGGGCGCCTTACTATCTGGACAGAATCCGCAATTGAGAAACTGGAGGGTGCATTCCAATGAGTTCAATTAACTATCCTTTTGTTACTGAAAAAGCGATGATGCTGCTTGATGAAAATAAGCTTCAGTTTATCGTGGATCCCAGGTCAAACAAAAAGCAGATCGCAGAAGACGTTGAGAAATTGTACGGGTTCAAAGTAAAATCCGTGCGGACAATGACTACCATGAAGGGTACGAAAAAAGCAGTCCTGACATTCGAAGATCCCGAATCGGCACACGAGATTGCAACCCGGATAGGACTTATGTGAGGTGTGAGGTATGGGTAAAAGATTAATATCACAGAACAGGGGTAGAGGCACTCCAACCTACAGAGCTCCTTCTCACAAGTACAAGGCAGAACTGAAGCATCCTCGTGTTGATGAAAATACATCGATCCAGGGAAAAGTCATTGATATCGAGCATGACCCTGCTCGCTCAGCTCCGATTGCAAAAGTCCTCTTTGAAAACGGAGAAGAGCTTCTCCTGCTGGCCTCCGAAGGGGTAGCATTAGGGGACACAATCAAGTGTGGAGACGATGCCGATGTTAAGCCTGGAAACATAGTTCCTATCGGAAATGTGCCTGAAGGTTTCTTTATCTGCAACATCGAGTCAAAGCCAAATGATGGCGGTAAATTCGTGCGCTCGTCAGGAGTATACGCAACTGTCGTAACTCATGAGCCTAACAGGACTGCAGTGGCAATGCCCTCAGGTACTATTAAGTGGCTTAATCCAAAGTGCAGAGCAGTTGTCGGTATTGTTGCAGGCGGTGGCAGGGTTGACAAACCATGGCTTAAGGCTGGAAAGAAATACTACAAACTGAAAACAAGAGCTGCAAAGTATCCCAGGGTTTCAGGTATTGCCATGAACCCGCGCGACCACCCGTTCGGTGGAGGTGCCTGGAAGCACCCGGGCAAGCCCACAACGGTTAGCAGAAATGCCCCGCCCGGAAGAAAGGTCGGACTGATTGCAGCCAGAAGAACCGGAATGAAGCGCTGATGAGGGGTATTCGTTATGGCTAAAAAATCATCATCAAAATTACCAAAGAGAAAGGGTGAATATACTTACCGCGGGAAAACCATCTCAGAACTTCAGGAAATGAGTCTTGAAGAGTTTGCAGAACTCCTGCCCTCAAGAGAACGCAGGAGCATCAAACGCGGGTTCACGGACGGACAGAAAAAAGTCCTGCATGAGTTCAAGGAAGGAAAGAAGATCAGAACTCATCACAGAGACATGATTATCCTTCCGGAAATGATTGGACAGACTATTGAAATCCACAATGGGAAAACCTTCGTAAGTGTGGATCTACAGCCTGAAATGATCGGGCACCGCTTTGGGGAATTCGCACCCACAAGATCAAGAGTTACACATGGTAGTGCCGGTGTGGGGGCAACCCGTTCAAGCAAGTTCGTGCCGCTGAAATGAGGTGAGAGGGAATGGCAAGAATTGATTATTCAGTTAAGGGAGATCCTGAGACCACCTCTAAGGCTATGGGTTCTGAACTCCATATTTCTCCTAAAAAGTCCCGTGAAATCTGCTGCAAAATTAAGGGCATGAAGGTCACCGAAGCAAGAAAGTTTTTAGAAGATGTAATTGCTTTAAAACAGGCTGTACCCTTCAAGAGGCACCATGACGGAGCAGGACACAGAAAAGGTAAGATGGCTGCAGGCAGGTACCCTGTAAATGCTTCCAAAGAGATCCTTAAGGTCCTAAAGAATGCAGAAAGCAATGCCGAATATAAGGGTCTTGAGCCCGCAAATATGTTCATTTCTCACGCAGCAATCCAACGCGGAAGGACAATTCACGGGTTCCTGCCAAGGGCTAGAGGAAGGGCCACTCCTAAAGACACAAACACTGTAAATATCGAGATGATTCTTTCCGAGGTGCGCTAAATGGCAATAGAGAGAAAATTCGTCAATGATGGGTATGTTAAAGCCTCCATGGACGAGTACTTCGCAGAGCAGCTGAACAGAGCTGGATACGGCGGTATGGAGCTTAACAGGACCCCAATGGGCACCCAGATTATTATTTACTCCGAAAAGCCTGGAATGGTAATCGGGAAAGCCGGGAAGGTCATCAGAAAGCTTACCAGGGATGTAGCAGCCAAGTATAACCTTGAAAATCCGCAGATTGACGCTCAGGAAGTCAAGAAACCTGAACTTAACGCTCAGATGATGGCATCCAGGCTTGCAGCTTCAATTGAGAGAGGCTGGTACTTCAGAAAAGCCGGGCACAACACCCTCAGGGCGGTCATGAATGCAGGTGCACTCGGTTGTGAGGTTGTTATCTCTGGAAAACTTACAGGTGCCAGGTCAAGAGTCGAGAAATTCGTTGATGGGTACATAAAACACTCTGGAAATCCCGTAGAACAGGTTGTTGACGAAGGGTTTGCAGTAGCGATCAAAAAGCTCGGAACCCTTGGCTGCAAAGTCAGGATCATTCAGCCGGGCGTTGTTCTGCCTGACTCCTACAAAGTTAGGGAAATAGGTGAACTTGTTGAGCCGGTTGAAAAGCCTGCCGAGAAGCCGGCAGAGGAACCTGCTGAAGCTCCTAAGAAGGAAGGCGCGGCAAAACCTCGTCCTGCAGCTGCACCTGCAAAACCTGTAGAGGCAGCCGAAGTCGCAGAGCCTGAAGAAGCCGAGGAAGAACCTCAGGCTGAGACCGCCGAAGAGGAAGAAGCTGAAGTCATTCAGGTCGAAGGTTCCGAAGAACTCAGAAGACAGGTCAATGGAGTCTGGCAGCACAAGCACGAAGGCTATGACTACTGGCACCCCATGGCACGGGTTCACAAGGAGGCTAAGGAATAATGGCAATTCTCAGAACCAGTGAAATCCGGACTATGACTACTGAGGAACGGGCTGATGAACTTGAGACTCTGAAAAATGAACTGGTCAGGGAACGCGCCCTTACCTCCGCAGGCGGAGCTCCTGAAAACCCGGGACGGATCGGAGAAATCAGGAGAACAATTGCCCGGATAAAGACAATTCAGCACGAACTAAATGAAATCTAAAGTGGAAATTTTACCTTCGACCCTTATCTACCATGAACTGATAGGGCTCGAAATTCTGGTGATTCGTTCCACTAATCCAGCATTGACAGGAATCCGCGGCAGGGTAATTGACGAGACAAAAAATATGTTAATCGTAGAAAACTCGAAGTCGCGGGAACTGAAGATTCCAAAGGCGGATTCGGAATTTCTCTTCCGGATCCCTGCCAAGCTCTCAGAAAAAGGCCGCAGATCCGATACATTCGTTAAAATTCAGGGAAACCTGCTGCTCTCACAACCCGAAAATCGGATCAAGAACATTAAAAAGTTACGCAAATGGGGCTAAACTCATGGCAAGAGATATTGGATTAAACATACCGGCGCCATCGGAAGAATGTGATGATTCATACTGTCCCTTCCACGGCACGCTCCCAGTAAGGGGTCAAATACTTGTGGGAACCGTGGTCAGCAACAAGATGGACAATACGGTAGTTATTGAAAGGCAACACATGAAAATGGTGCCAAAATACCAGAGATACGAGAAGAGACGCTCGAAGGTTCACGCACACAACCCGCCTTGCATTTCAGCAAAAGTCGGGGATATCGTCACGGTTGCGGAATGCAGGCGTATAAGCAAAACCAAGTCCTTTGTGGTAGTTAAAGCGGAGGTGCCCAAATGAAAGGCATACGTTCTAACATCCCAAGGGCTCTTAATGCAGGCGCCAATGTTCCCTGTGTAGACAACACTGGAGCCAAGGTAGTTGAGATCATCTCTGTCAAGAAGTACAGAGGGGTCAAGAACAGAATGCCCTGCGCAGGAATTGGAGATATGTGTGTCGTCTCGGTGAAGAAAGGCACCCCCGAAATGAGGAAGCAGATTGTCCTCGCAGTAGTGGTTCGCCAGAAGCAGGAATTCCGCCGTCCGGATGGGCTGCGTGTATCCTTTGAGGACAATGCCATGGTAATCACAGACGAAGAAGGGGTTCCTAAAGGCACGGACATAAAAGGTCCTGTAGCAAGAGAAGTAGCTGAAAGATACCCAAAGATCGGGACCACGGCATCTATTATTATCTGAGGTGGCGAGCATGGTATCCAAACAGCCAAGGAAGCAGAGAAAAGCAAGATATAACGCACCTCTGCACATTAAGCAGAAACTCATGGGTGCAAGGCTCAGTGAATCGCTCTCCAAGGAATACGGCACAAGAAGCGCCGCAGTCATCGCGGGAGATACCGTGAAGGTCATGCGCGGAGACTTTAAGGGTACTGAAGGAAAGGTTCAGACCGTTTCTCTTCAGGACGGCACTATTACTGTGGATGGGGTTATCTCTACCAAGGTGGATGGCACCGAAGTCCCAAGACCTATCTACCCCTCCAATGTTATGATCATAAAACTGGAACTGAAGGACGGGCGCAGAGCATCAAGCATTAAGAAGTGAGGCAGGTGATTTTGTGACACACCAGAAAAGACTATCAATTCCAAAAAGCTGGAAGGCCGGGAAAAAAGGTTATAAGTGGGTCTCCACCACCCGCCCGGGGCCTCACAGCAAGGTACGCAGTCTTCCGCTAGGAATCATTATTCGCGATATTCTCAAGCTCGTAGATAACAGTAGAGAAGGTAAGAGAATTCTTTCGGAAGGTAATGTTCTTGTGGACGGCATTCCCAGGAAAGACCTAAGGTTCCCTGTAGGGCTTTTTGATGTAATTACACTCCCGCTCATAAACGAAGCATACAGAATGCTCCAGGATGAAAAGGGGCGTCTTACCCTTCATAAACTGAGCGAGACAAACGTTAACAAGCTGTGCAAGATTAACAACAAGACTACCCTCAAAGGAGGAAAGGTGCAGCTTAACCTGAATGACGGGACCAATATTCTTGGCTCTAACGAATACAGCACAAAGGACTCTCTGATTCTTTCCGTGCCTGACAAGCAGGTAGTAAAGCACCTTAAGTTCAAGGTCGGCAACCTGGCAATGGTGGTAGGCGGACAGCACTCCGGGGAGATCGGAACAATTAAGGAAATCAAGGAAGTTAAGAGTTCTAGGCACAATACAGTCACGATTTCCGGGGAAACCGATTTCGAGACGATTGAAGATTACGTGTTTGTAATTGGCGAAGACAAACCTGAGATCAGGCTCGGTGGTGAGGCAATTGAGTAATTCTATGCGCGCTCCGGCTGTTGAGAAGGTAATTGTCCACATGGGTGTTGGAGAAAGTGGCCAGCATCTTGTAAATGCCGAGGAGATCCTCAGGACAATCACAGGACAGGAAGTTGTCAGGTGCTTTGCCAAAAGGACTCTTCCGGCTTTCTCGATTAAAAAGAACGAACCCATAGGCTGCAAGGTGACCCTGAGAGGCCAGAAAGCCCAGCAGTTCCTTGAGACAGCTCTAGGCATCGTTGGCAAAACCCTTGTCAGGTCCCAGTTTGATTCCCTTGGAAACGTCTCTTTCGGAATTGAAGAACACACGGATTTTCCGGGCATGAAATATGACCCGAATATCGGGGTTTTCGGAATGGATGTAACAGTTGTGATCAAACGCCCTGGAGAAAGAATCTGCAAGAGACGGATCGCAAAAAGGAAGATCCCGACTAACCACAGGGTTACAGTTGAGGATGCAGTTGCTTTCCTTAGCGAGAACTATGGCGTGGAGGTCATGTAAATGGCAGAGACTATAGACAAGTCCGGAAGAGGAGTAAATGTGTGCAAGCGCTGCGGAAGAAAGCAGGGTCTTGTCCGCAAATACGATATCTACCTCTGCAGGCACTGTTTCAGGGAGATTGCCCACGAGATGGGTTTTGAGAAGTATTCGTAAGGTGATAAAATGGTATTACTTGATCCTCTTGCAAATGCCCTTTCTACAATTAAAAACGCCGAAGATGTCGGGAAGAGCGCCTGTGTCATCAGGCCTGCCTCCAAAAACATCGGCAATGTGCTGAAGGTTATGCAAGATCTCGGATACATTGGAGAATTCGAGTTTATCGATGACGGAAAAGCCGGAATCTACAATGTTACCCTTGTGGGAAGAATCAACAAATGCGGTGCAATCAAGCCGCGGTATTCCGTGGGAACTGGCAGCTTTGAACGCTGGGAAAAGCAGTTCCTGCCGGCAAAGAACTTTGGCGCCCTTATAGTTACCACTTCAAGCGGGGTTATGTCCCAGTACGAAGCCCGTGAGAAGAAGATTGGTGGGCAGCTTCTTGCTTATGTGTACTGAGCTGGAGGAAACAGGAAATGGTTAAGGAAATTGCAAGAACAATAGAGATTCCTGAAGGAATTTCCGTCTCTTTCTCTCAGGATGTGTTTACAGTGAGGGGCCCCCTGGGAACTGTCGAAAGAAAGCTCTGGTACCCAGGGATCAAGATCGACGTCAGAGAAGGCGAAGTAGTGGTGGATGCAGTATCCTCCAGGAAAGAACAGAAAGCCATGGTAGGCACCTTTACTTCCCACATCAAAAACCTGATCAAAGGCGTAAATGAAGGATTTGAGTGCAAAATGTCTATTGTGTACTCTCACTTCCCTATGCAGGTAAAAGTTGATGGTAAGTCCTTCATAATCGGAAACTTCCTTGGAGAAAAGAAGCCGAGAGTTGCAAAAATCCTTGGCGAGACAAAGGTTAAGGTAACCGGAAATGAGGTAACTATCACCGGGATCAACAAGGAAGACGTCGGGCAGACTGCCGCAAACATCGAACAGAAGACCAAGATCAGGAGATTCGACCCGAGGATTTTCCAGGATGGAATCTATATCGTGCAGAAAGCCTGAGGTGGGTTATGATGGCAGAAGAATTCAAATCAGAAGGTACTCTTGATATGGACTCTGAGTCCAGGCGTTTATTCAATGTGAGAAAGGTTCTGAAGGGAAAGAAACCCCAGTTTAAGAGAGCGGCCTATCATAAATTCAAAAGACTTGACAGCAACTGGAGGCATCCGAGAGGTATTCAAGGCAAACAGCGCAGAAAATATATCTCTAAAGGTGCGCTCGCCCAGGTAGGATATGGAAGCCCGGTTGCAGTAAAAGGTCTGCACCCGTCCGGTTATTCGGATGTGCTTATTTCCAGTGCTGATGAACTTGAGCTTATTGATCCTTCTTATGAGGCTATCAGGATAGCTTCTACGGTAGGCGCAAGAAAAAAAGCTATTATTATCACAAAAGCCGAAGAACTCGGAATCAAGATATTGAACCCTGGAAGGAGTGAATAAAAATGTCAGATTTGGCCAATCAGAGAAGGTTAGCCTCCAAAATCCTCGAATGCGGTCTTGACAGAGTATGGCTTAATCCCGATGCCTCCAAAGAGATCGCGTCGGCAATTACCAGGGAAGATATCCGCGGGCTCATCGAGAAAGGCACTATTAAGGCAAAACCGGTAAAAGGAGTCAGCAGAGGCCGAGCCAGAGCTCTTGCCGCCAAGCGTAAGTATGGACACCGCAAGGGTCATGGTTCAAGAAAAGGTACGAAAGGAGCCCGTACCCCAAAGAAGGAATTGTGGATCAAAAAGATCCGGGCTCTTAGAAGAAGGCTCAAGGAATTGCGTGCAGATGGCACACTTGATAAGTCCACGTACTGCAGACTTTACAGGAAAGCAAAAGGCGGCGAATATAGAAGCGTTGCCCACCTGAATTCCCACCTTGGGTCCGAAAAAACGTTAAAGAAATAAACTGGAGGAGCTAAATATGGCAACAGGACCAAGATATAAGGTTCCTTTTAGAAGAAGAAGAGAAGGTCGCACTAATTATCACCTGCGGCTCAAGTTACTGCTCTCAAAGCAGGACCGTGTGGTTGTCAGGAAGAGTGCAAGAAACATTCAGATCCAGTTAATAGCTCCAACCCCCGACGGGGATATAACTTATTCCTCAGCCGTTTCGAGTGAGCTTGCCAGGTACGGTTACGCAGGAGCTACCGGAAATACCACGGCTGCATATCTTACAGGGCTCCTTTTCGGACTGAAGAGTTTGAAAAAGGGATATGAGGGAGGCATTCTGGATATAGGACTTCAGGCTTCCTCTGCAGGCTCCAGGGTCTATGCTGCGCTTAAAGGCATAATAGACTCGGGTTTTGAGGTTCCCTGCAGCCCTGAGGTTTTCCCTTCGGATGAGAGAATTCGGGGAGAGCACATTGCTGAATACAGAGAAGAGAGCTCAGACCTGCCAGAGCAGTTTGAAGCAACCAAAGAGAAAATCTTTGCTGAATTTAGTTAAGGTGATTAAATGGCATTCGATGAAGATTGGGTTCCGAAAACCAGGCTTGGAAGATTAGTCACAGAAGGACAGGTTGCTTCTATGGAAGAAGCAATTAAATCAGGCCTGCCTATCAGGGAACCCCAGATAATTGATATGCTGCTTCCTGACCTGGAAGATGAGGTGCTCGATATTAACATGGTCCAGAGGATGACTGACTCAGGACGCCGTGTGAAATTCAGAGCAACCGTAATTGTAGGGAACAGA
This region of Methanosarcina flavescens genomic DNA includes:
- a CDS encoding 50S ribosomal protein L19e translates to MSDLANQRRLASKILECGLDRVWLNPDASKEIASAITREDIRGLIEKGTIKAKPVKGVSRGRARALAAKRKYGHRKGHGSRKGTKGARTPKKELWIKKIRALRRRLKELRADGTLDKSTYCRLYRKAKGGEYRSVAHLNSHLGSEKTLKK
- a CDS encoding 50S ribosomal protein L18 — its product is MATGPRYKVPFRRRREGRTNYHLRLKLLLSKQDRVVVRKSARNIQIQLIAPTPDGDITYSSAVSSELARYGYAGATGNTTAAYLTGLLFGLKSLKKGYEGGILDIGLQASSAGSRVYAALKGIIDSGFEVPCSPEVFPSDERIRGEHIAEYREESSDLPEQFEATKEKIFAEFS